AAATGCACGTAAGGGCGATCAGACCCAGGACGATGATGCTGGTGAGGGCGGCCCGGTTTCGGACGAGACGTCCCCGCGCCTCGGCCCAGAGGGAGCGGCCCGCGACGACCGGCCCGGTCATGGTTTCGACAGGAAGAATAGCGCCTTCGGCCATGAGGACCTCAATCGTAACGGATGCGCGGATCGATCAGCGCGTAGAGGATATCGACCACGAGGTTGAAGAGCAGGACGAAGACGGCGACCACCACCACGGTGCCCATGACGAGCGTGTAGTCGCGGTTGAGGGCGCCTTCGACGAAGTAGCGGCCGATCCCGGGAAGGCCGAAGATCGTCTCGACGACCACCGAACCGGTGAGCAGGGCGGCGGCCGCAGGGCCGAGATAGGACACGACCGGAAGTGCCGCGCCCCGAAGGGCGTGGGCGACGACGGTTCGCGTCGGCAGGCCCAGGGATCGCAGCGTTCTAATATGGTTCGAGCGCAGGTTCTCGATCATGGCGGCGCGGGTCATGCGCGCCACGACGGCGATCTGGGGCAGCGCCAGAACGATGACCGGCATGATGAGATGGCGCGGGTCTCCGTTGCCCCAACCGGCAACCGGCAACATCGCGAGAGCGAGGCCGAAGACGAGCTGCAGGATCGGGGCGACCACGAAGTTCGGGATGGTCAGGCCGAGCGCGCCCATGCCGGTGACGATGTAATCGATGGTGCTGTTCTGGCGCAGGGCCGCAATCGTTCCGAGCGTCCCGCCGACGAGGATGGCAAGCATCAGGGCGAGGGCTCCGAGGGTCATGGAAACCGGCAGCCCGCGCGCGAAGAGCTCGGCGACCGAGAAGTCGCGCAGTATGAAGGAGGGGCCGAAATCGCCGTGCATCAAGGCACTGAGATAGAGCCAGTACTGCTCGATCAGCGGCTTGTCGAGCTGGTAGATCCGGTTGAGGTTCTCCATGACCTTCGCTTCGAGCGGGCGCTCGAGATCGAACGGACCGCCGGGAGCGAGCCGGATCAGGAAGAACGAGATCGTGACGATGATGAACAGCGTCGGTATGGCCGAAAGGAACCGGCGGATGATGAAGGAGAGCACGGCAAGGCTCCTCCCGTGAAACGCGATAACGGATCAAAGAACAGGGCGGCCTCATAATCGGGCCGCCCTGTTCCGGACAATAATTTTATTGCGTCTTCGAGAGGAAGCGTGACGGATAGACGCCGCGCGTGTTCTGGACGAACCCTTGGATCTTCGGCGAGATCAGGTTTGTCTTGCCGTAGTACATGATCGGGATCCAGGGCATGTCCTTCATGAGGATCGCCTCGGCCTGCTTCATGAGGTCCGCGCGCTTCTTCAGGTCCAGTTCCTTGGCCGCGTCGTCGAGCAGCTTGTCGAATTGCGGGTTCTTGTACTTGCCGTAGTTGAAGCCCGTGTTGTCGCTCTTGAGCAGGAACAGGAAGTTGTTCGGATCCGAGTAGTCGGCGATCCAGCCGTAGCGGGCGACG
This window of the Microvirga sp. TS319 genome carries:
- the oppB gene encoding oligopeptide ABC transporter permease OppB, producing MLSFIIRRFLSAIPTLFIIVTISFFLIRLAPGGPFDLERPLEAKVMENLNRIYQLDKPLIEQYWLYLSALMHGDFGPSFILRDFSVAELFARGLPVSMTLGALALMLAILVGGTLGTIAALRQNSTIDYIVTGMGALGLTIPNFVVAPILQLVFGLALAMLPVAGWGNGDPRHLIMPVIVLALPQIAVVARMTRAAMIENLRSNHIRTLRSLGLPTRTVVAHALRGAALPVVSYLGPAAAALLTGSVVVETIFGLPGIGRYFVEGALNRDYTLVMGTVVVVAVFVLLFNLVVDILYALIDPRIRYD